Within Dermatophagoides farinae isolate YC_2012a chromosome 8, ASM2471394v1, whole genome shotgun sequence, the genomic segment ATTCAATTCTATTGTAACTTTCAATGGTccacaccaacaacaacatcaatgcTTGCTACTTCTTCCATTGTATCGATTGAAATGGTTTCACAAATAAGAGGGGTGGTGGGGGTATTATTACCCATTAATGATCTTGGCCTATAATTttaaacattaaaaaaaaatctggtcaTCATATGTTATCCAGATGTTAGAACAAACATATAGAGATTATATTACATTTTATTGGTTTGGATGAGATTGAATTCTCtggttttattcattttttaaaaatggatatattattttgatttaatgCTGAGAGCatataaaaattatccaGTTCTATTCTGTGTGATTTAcccatgatttttttctcaacatctttttctcttattcGCATCATTCATGTATCACTGCTCATGGTAAACACAGTTTTGCCCTCTATCGTCTGTTATTAGCAAAATTATCATGTTCGGTTATAATACgggtacatcatcatcatcatattgaagatttgtttttgtgtactttcgattcaaacaatttttaaattttttcctgttcacatcgaaaatcttttcaaaaaataaaataaatcatcatgtcATCACTTGTTCGAggtaaaatcatcatcatttatttaaatcTATTAGAATTATCTCACctgtgtttattttttttttataaaggtgttttcattgttggaGCCAAGCGGACACCTTTCGGTACATTTGGTGGTAAAATCAAAGATGTTGGCTCAGTTGATTTAGCAAAAATCTCAGCACAAGCAGCCATTGCACAATCGAAAATCGATCcgaaatcaattgaatccgTTAATGTTGGTAATATTATTCAAGGATCACAAACAAATGGTCCATACATTTCTCGACATGTTGCTCTGGGTGTTGGTTGCGGTATCGAAGTTCCTTGTTTGACCGTCAATCGTCTTTGTGGTTCTGGATTTCAGGCCGTAGTTAACTGTGCACAAGATATCGTGATGAGAGATGCCGAAATTTCATTGGCAGTCGGCACAGAAAGTATGAGCCAGGCTCCATTTGTCGtaagttgaaaaaaacaaatgtgaCATTGGATCACTTGTTGACTTTACCACGTTATTAGTTACGAGAATCTAGATTCGGCGTCAAATTCAGTCAAGCTCCAGTAATTGAATGTGCTCTGTGGTCATCATTGACTGATTCATATGTTAAAATGCCTATGGCTATCACAGCAGAAAATCTTGCCGCTAAATATAATATTACCCGTGAAGATTgtgataaattttcattgaccACACAACAACGTTGGGCTGAAGCTCATAAAGCCggtaaattcaatgatgaaattgttggTGTCCCCATCAAAGTAAAAGGCAAAGATGCATTGTTCGATATGGATGAACATCCACGACCTGATGCCACCATGGAACAATTAGCTAAATTGAAACCTGTATTTAAAAAAGATGGTGTGGTCACTGCAGGCAATGCTTCTGGTGTTAATGATGGTGCCGGTGCATTGGTTTTAGCCAGTGAAGATGCCgtcaaaaaacattcattagCACCAATGGCTCGTGTTGTCGGTTATGCAAGTGTTGGTGTTGATCCAACAATCATGGGAATAGGTCCAGCACCGTCCATCCGAAAAGTGTTACAAAACAATAATCTAACATTGGAACAGATTGATGTCATCGAAGTGAATGAAGCTTTTGCTGCACAATTTTTGGCCGTAGCTAAAGATTTGGGATTGGAtctgaacaaaacaaatgttaATGGTGGTGCCGTTGCTATTGGTCAtcgtaagttttttttttttttgattcataattTCGTTTGTgcgtttaaaaaaaatattcccaTTTTATAGCATTGGCTGCATCTGGTGCCCGTATTTTGGCCAATCTTATTTACGAATTAAAACGACGTAATGGTAAATATGCTATCGGATCGGCTTgtattggtggtggtcaagGTATTGCCGTTCTCATCGAAAACATTAATTGAACATTttatcaatggaaaaaatgaataaatataagatgcttttttgtgttttatcattatttttctgttttttaaaattcataaataatatataataatcgtGTTGAAACAATTAAAATTGGCACAAAACtttccaaacaaaaatcaatcaatttcaatcaatcattcactcaataatataataataataataataaaatttacaataatcaatcaataatgtgaattcatttttttttttgttgttgcattttttttttttggtcatgtTTTGTGTGcgagttttgttttttttttcattggtacCATGGTTGTTTTCGTACCCATACCATTCGAACACCACTATCGGTACGAATTTTAATCGATGCTGCTTCACAGGCACGAACCGTTTCTTTTACTGATTGCATTAGATTCTGTGCATTTCCAACCAACATTTCTGTGGCTTCTTGATCTTCTTGTGATCCTAGTGTGAAAATAcagatttattttattttcatttagatTTATCATTTAATAAGAATAGTAACGGTAAAAAGAGAAGAGAAAACCAACCTTGAGCTCCGAGCAATGTAGCTTTTACTGTTGACAATATT encodes:
- the yip2 gene encoding yippee interacting protein 2 isoform X2, which codes for MSSLVRGVFIVGAKRTPFGTFGGKIKDVGSVDLAKISAQAAIAQSKIDPKSIESVNVGNIIQGSQTNGPYISRHVALGVGCGIEVPCLTVNRLCGSGFQAVVNCAQDIVMRDAEISLAVGTESMSQAPFLRESRFGVKFSQAPVIECALWSSLTDSYVKMPMAITAENLAAKYNITREDCDKFSLTTQQRWAEAHKAGKFNDEIVGVPIKVKGKDALFDMDEHPRPDATMEQLAKLKPVFKKDGVVTAGNASGVNDGAGALVLASEDAVKKHSLAPMARVVGYASVGVDPTIMGIGPAPSIRKVLQNNNLTLEQIDVIEVNEAFAAQFLAVAKDLGLDLNKTNVNGGAVAIGHPLAASGARILANLIYELKRRNGKYAIGSACIGGGQGIAVLIENIN
- the yip2 gene encoding yippee interacting protein 2 isoform X1: MSSLVRGVFIVGAKRTPFGTFGGKIKDVGSVDLAKISAQAAIAQSKIDPKSIESVNVGNIIQGSQTNGPYISRHVALGVGCGIEVPCLTVNRLCGSGFQAVVNCAQDIVMRDAEISLAVGTESMSQAPFVLRESRFGVKFSQAPVIECALWSSLTDSYVKMPMAITAENLAAKYNITREDCDKFSLTTQQRWAEAHKAGKFNDEIVGVPIKVKGKDALFDMDEHPRPDATMEQLAKLKPVFKKDGVVTAGNASGVNDGAGALVLASEDAVKKHSLAPMARVVGYASVGVDPTIMGIGPAPSIRKVLQNNNLTLEQIDVIEVNEAFAAQFLAVAKDLGLDLNKTNVNGGAVAIGHPLAASGARILANLIYELKRRNGKYAIGSACIGGGQGIAVLIENIN